A genomic region of Salinibacterium sp. NK8237 contains the following coding sequences:
- a CDS encoding beta-glucosidase, with protein MENANGIVHSVGSAPISDAAVPVTITASVHAFNQAVRAVRAGELEADDSAAQLIGLLTEKELLGLLDGDSPRRLLPFIPALLGRRPFVAGAVSRLGIPGIRFSDGARGVVIGAATAFPVTMARAATWDPELEQRVGVAIGAETRARGANYSASVCVNLLRHPAWGRAQECYGEDPVLVGQMGSALTRGVRVHTMACVKHFALNSMENERFEVDVSVDDHALHEVYLPHFKAVVDAGADSVMSAYNRVRGEYMDVNRALLTDVLRDEWGFTGFVTSDWVFGTHDAVVSLQAGMDVEMPLRMLRARALPAALRSGELNRATVLESAHRILRTSILHAATREQQEPDVAVIASAAHRALALHAAAESIVLLKNDAVDEAPLLPLAPGMRRLAVIGRLADQANLGDHGSSRVRPPSTVSPLQGLRDAFPAALITTSTGKDEKAAAALAAQAEIAVVVVGLDQHDEGESVVTGGVDVGILGRAFNSGLSRRIFIGLAHLAARFVRGGDRSSLELRPSDASLIRAVVAANPRTVVVLIGGSAILTDEWRDRVPALVLAWYGGMEGGHALASMLTGDTEPGGRLPFVIPSDAAQLPPFDSAAKAVVYDDSWGQRHLDGQGRAAAFPLGFGLGYTTMTHELLDHTFSDVGGTARVLVTNTGDRDGSTVVQLYAADLSAEHPVAQLLGFQKVTVQRGASTTVQIALDAGPTVQRDPSTRQWHPRAGDWALIAAQHSPSHWTGAVPLRRTAN; from the coding sequence ATGGAAAATGCGAACGGCATCGTGCACAGCGTTGGCAGTGCGCCGATTAGCGATGCAGCCGTGCCCGTCACGATCACAGCGTCGGTTCACGCCTTTAATCAAGCAGTACGCGCTGTCCGTGCCGGCGAACTTGAAGCGGATGACTCTGCGGCTCAGCTCATTGGTCTGCTGACAGAGAAGGAACTGCTCGGCCTGCTCGACGGAGATTCTCCGCGCCGACTCTTACCGTTCATCCCCGCGCTTCTCGGCCGGAGACCATTTGTGGCCGGTGCGGTATCGCGACTCGGTATCCCGGGCATCCGATTCAGTGATGGTGCTCGCGGCGTCGTCATCGGTGCGGCTACAGCGTTCCCCGTAACAATGGCGCGGGCAGCAACCTGGGATCCGGAGCTTGAGCAACGGGTCGGCGTCGCGATCGGCGCCGAGACCCGCGCGCGGGGCGCCAACTACTCGGCCTCGGTGTGCGTGAATTTGCTGCGGCATCCCGCTTGGGGTCGCGCGCAGGAGTGTTACGGCGAAGATCCGGTGCTCGTTGGGCAGATGGGCTCGGCGCTTACCCGGGGCGTTCGGGTACACACGATGGCGTGCGTCAAGCATTTTGCGCTCAACTCAATGGAGAACGAACGCTTCGAGGTCGACGTCTCTGTCGACGACCATGCGCTGCATGAGGTGTATTTGCCCCATTTCAAAGCGGTGGTGGATGCCGGAGCCGACTCGGTCATGAGTGCCTATAACCGGGTGCGCGGCGAGTACATGGATGTCAATCGTGCCCTTCTCACGGATGTGCTGCGAGACGAGTGGGGCTTCACCGGTTTCGTGACGAGCGACTGGGTGTTCGGCACCCACGATGCGGTCGTCAGCCTGCAAGCCGGAATGGATGTCGAGATGCCGCTACGGATGCTGCGGGCGCGCGCTCTGCCTGCCGCACTGCGCAGTGGGGAGCTTAACCGCGCGACCGTGCTGGAGTCTGCTCACCGCATCCTGCGCACCAGCATTCTGCATGCGGCAACCCGCGAGCAGCAGGAGCCGGATGTCGCTGTCATTGCCTCTGCCGCGCACCGGGCTCTGGCCCTCCACGCCGCTGCCGAGTCAATCGTGCTGCTCAAGAACGATGCCGTCGACGAGGCGCCACTGCTACCATTGGCTCCCGGCATGCGTCGGCTCGCCGTTATCGGGCGACTCGCTGACCAAGCGAACCTGGGCGATCATGGTTCTTCGCGCGTTCGACCACCATCCACTGTCTCCCCGCTGCAGGGCTTGCGTGACGCGTTCCCCGCGGCACTGATCACGACTTCCACAGGCAAAGACGAAAAGGCTGCCGCGGCGCTCGCGGCTCAGGCAGAGATTGCCGTCGTCGTTGTCGGGCTTGACCAACACGACGAGGGCGAGTCGGTCGTCACCGGGGGAGTCGATGTGGGGATCCTCGGCCGCGCTTTCAACTCTGGTCTCTCTCGCCGTATCTTCATCGGGCTGGCGCACCTCGCGGCCCGCTTCGTTCGCGGTGGCGATCGGAGCTCGCTCGAGCTTCGGCCTTCCGACGCCAGTCTCATCCGTGCCGTTGTCGCGGCCAATCCGCGCACCGTTGTAGTGCTCATCGGCGGCAGCGCGATCCTGACCGACGAGTGGCGGGATCGCGTTCCTGCCCTTGTTCTGGCCTGGTACGGCGGCATGGAGGGCGGGCACGCGCTCGCGAGCATGCTCACGGGAGATACGGAACCCGGAGGCCGGTTGCCGTTCGTCATACCGAGCGACGCTGCGCAGCTGCCACCTTTCGACAGCGCAGCGAAGGCCGTGGTGTACGACGATTCCTGGGGCCAGCGCCACCTCGATGGCCAGGGCCGTGCTGCTGCGTTCCCCCTCGGCTTCGGGCTGGGTTACACGACGATGACGCACGAGCTTCTCGACCACACCTTCAGCGACGTGGGCGGCACCGCTCGGGTTCTCGTGACCAATACGGGCGACCGCGACGGATCCACCGTCGTGCAGCTCTACGCCGCCGACTTGTCGGCCGAGCATCCAGTCGCTCAGCTTCTGGGTTTTCAGAAAGTGACGGTGCAGCGCGGGGCGAGCACGACCGTGCAGATCGCGCTCGATGCGGGGCCGACGGTGCAGCGTGATCCGAGCACCCGGCAGTGGCATCCACGAGCGGGCGATTGGGCGCTGATCGCCGCTCAACACAGTCCTTCACACTGGACTGGAGCGGTGCCGTTGCGTCGCACCGCCAACTAG
- a CDS encoding tail fiber protein, which produces MTHRCALPNVWIFLLPSAPRTPSRSLRLFVGAAVAAVMLAGCTSQASSADALQKACVDTTASAIKLIDAADSCGAGFVEAVFTTEATSAGVDGVDGQDGTNGLNGADGVDGRDGTNGLNGAAGADGDTVLNGTAGPRGAAGAAGAAGADGADGADGIDGSDGADGVDGLDGLDGATGPAGPQGERGLLGATGPAGAAGAAGATGAAGATGATGATGLTGPTGATGATGNSLLSAQFGYRSGEALDSSTNECTMGTLSLSAGYRTGEGLVADGRLINISSNEALFSLIGTTYGGDGRVTFALPDMSDITPNNMTWMICDRGIFPSTL; this is translated from the coding sequence GTGACGCACCGTTGCGCTCTCCCGAACGTCTGGATCTTTCTTTTGCCTTCAGCACCCCGCACGCCGTCACGTTCACTTCGACTGTTTGTGGGAGCGGCCGTCGCTGCCGTCATGCTTGCCGGCTGCACGAGCCAAGCCAGTTCTGCGGATGCGCTGCAGAAGGCCTGTGTCGACACCACCGCCTCGGCAATCAAGCTCATTGATGCCGCCGACTCGTGCGGTGCCGGATTCGTTGAGGCAGTGTTCACGACGGAAGCAACCTCGGCTGGCGTTGACGGAGTCGATGGACAAGATGGCACAAACGGCCTGAACGGTGCAGATGGCGTCGATGGACGAGACGGCACAAACGGCCTGAACGGTGCAGCCGGTGCGGATGGCGACACCGTGCTCAACGGAACAGCCGGACCTCGTGGCGCAGCAGGCGCAGCAGGCGCAGCAGGCGCTGATGGTGCGGATGGCGCTGATGGCATCGACGGTTCAGATGGTGCAGATGGCGTCGACGGACTCGATGGACTCGACGGCGCAACGGGCCCCGCCGGACCCCAGGGCGAACGGGGCCTCCTCGGCGCAACCGGCCCAGCCGGTGCTGCCGGTGCTGCCGGTGCGACGGGTGCTGCCGGTGCGACGGGTGCAACCGGGGCAACAGGGCTAACGGGCCCCACGGGCGCAACGGGAGCCACCGGAAACTCTCTCCTCTCTGCGCAGTTCGGCTACCGCTCGGGCGAAGCACTCGACAGTTCCACCAATGAATGCACTATGGGCACGCTCTCGCTGTCGGCGGGCTACCGCACCGGAGAGGGCCTCGTCGCAGATGGCCGCCTCATCAATATTTCCTCCAACGAAGCGCTCTTCTCACTCATTGGCACCACCTACGGCGGCGATGGTCGCGTGACTTTTGCGCTCCCCGACATGAGCGACATTACGCCCAACAACATGACTTGGATGATCTGTGATCGGGGCATCTTCCCCAGCACGCTCTAG